GTCCTGGGAAAACCACGATAGCCTTTAAATGCCGGACGGGCTCCCGCTTTGAGAATCTCCGATTCGGCAACCGAATCCAGCTCAAGCGTTGAAATTCCTTCCTGAACACACTGTGCCAGCGATTGCAACGTCCGGGCAACAATAAGACTTGCCTTCCGGATCTTCTCGACTTCTTCTAATGACTTAATATGAACCATTTCCTTCTAATTCACTGCGTCTATAATTTTACTAGCAACGACGTCCCTCTGATTTACGCCGTTAATAGCTGTCAATACTCCCCTTTTCTTGTAATAATCGATCAAAGGGAGCGTCTCCTTTTTATAAGTCCTGATCCGTTTCCGGACCACCTCTTCCGCGTCATCGGCTCGTCGGACTAAAAGCGTTCCTTCCTGGTCGCATTTTTCATCCTCGGCTGGCGGTCGAAAATGAACGTTATAAACATTTCCGCATTTCGGACAAGTCCTTCTACCGGCAATCCGCTTCACGACTTGCTCTTCCGAAACCTGAATGTTAATTACAATCAATCGTCTCTCCGCTGGAAGCACTTCCTCCAATTGAGCAGCCTGTTTCCGATTCCTTGGATAACCATCGAGAATAAACCCATCCTTGCAATCCGGCCTGCTGATCCTTTCCCGAATCAGATTCAACATCGTTTCATCATCTACCAGCCCGCCCTCTTTCATGATCTCCTGCACCTTGCGTCCCAGTGGCGAATCCTTTTGTACGGCCGACCGGAGCATGTCTCCGGTTGAAATCTTGGGTATCGACAGTAGCTTCGATAAATACTCAGCTTGCGTACCTTTACCAGCTCCGGGTGCCCCAAGAAAAATAATTACCGGAATCGAATTCATATTTTCAAAGATCTATGATCAGCCCCTTCTTCCACGAATTCTGCCTTTCTTCACAAATCCTTCGTAGTGCCTCATGATCAACTGACTTTCGACTTGCTGCAGCGTATCCATTCCCACGCCGACAACGATCAGCAGAGAAGTGCCGCCGAAATAGAAAGGCACGTTCAATCCGCGCGTGATCCACTGAGGCAGAATGTCATTCAGT
The genomic region above belongs to bacterium and contains:
- a CDS encoding adenylate kinase → MNSIPVIIFLGAPGAGKGTQAEYLSKLLSIPKISTGDMLRSAVQKDSPLGRKVQEIMKEGGLVDDETMLNLIRERISRPDCKDGFILDGYPRNRKQAAQLEEVLPAERRLIVINIQVSEEQVVKRIAGRRTCPKCGNVYNVHFRPPAEDEKCDQEGTLLVRRADDAEEVVRKRIRTYKKETLPLIDYYKKRGVLTAINGVNQRDVVASKIIDAVN